TGCCAACCATAGGTGACTCCGATCGCGGCGAATAGCAGTAGCACGGGGACTCCGCCCATTGCTTCAATCCTTGAACAAGTGCAAAAAAACGACCGCCAAGAGCCTTGCGTTTACACCGTCAACGATTCAAAGAAGGTTCAAATCATCTTGGTCAAGGCCACTTTTGCGCGACTAATGCTGGCGATGATAACCCCCTGAGCCCTTGTCGGTAAAGAGACATTTAGTGGGCAATTCACGCGGTATTTGAGGGGCCTGGTAAACAGGGCGGAATAGGAAGAGTGCTGACTGCGTCGCTTGGAATTGATAGCAATTGCAAATCGAAACTGACATGCGAGTTTCGTGAGAATCGTCGCCTCGCCGACAAGCCTTTAGTAGCGATTGACCGAGGGATCGATTTTTTGGCTCCAAACATCGATGCCGCCGTCCATGTTCTGGACTTTGTCAAAACCGCGACTACGCAGCGCTTCGGTCACTTGCAGGCTGCGTCCGCCATGATGGCAATGAACAACAATCCGGCGATCCTTGTGTTCTTCGAGTTCATGCACGCGGGCTCCGATCTCGCTGAGCGGCAGTAGCGTGCTGCCGGTGATCTTGGCGATCGCGTACTCGTTGGGTTCACGGACATCCAGCAACAGAAAGTCGTCGCCTTGTTTCAACATTTCGGAAACGGTTTGGACGTCGATTTGGATCGGCAGTTCGCTGGATTGGGACATCAGGAGTGGGGACCGCAGAATGAGGAGTGAAAAGTGAGGAGTTTGCAAGGAAGCGGTGGCGATTGGCCACTACAGCCGGCAATTCGACAGCGTGGTTTCAAAGATGGCCGACGCTCCGAGTTTTTCGAGCTGTTCCATCGCGTCGATTACTTGTTTTCGCTGTACCATCACGCGGACGCTGCACCAATCTTTGTCTTCGAGTGCATTGACGGTGGGCGAGTTGAATCCTGGAGTGATTTGTTCTGCGTCGGCTAACTTTGCTCGCAGAATGTTGTATTCCAGCAGCGAATAGTCTCTTGCGATCACGACCCCTTCGAGTCGTCGGACGACGCGGTCGGCAGTCGCTTTGTCGCGGCATTGATCGTTTTGGATCAGGACCGTTTCGTACGAGTCGATTTCATCAAGGATGCGAAGCCGGTTGGCCGCCAGCGTGCTGCCGGTTTCGACGAGATCGACGATGGCGTCGGCGACACCGAGCTGGATCATCACTTCGACGCTGCCGGTCAGCGAGACGAGGTGCGCTTTGGCGTCAAAGCCGGCCAAGTAACGCTGGGTGACCGCAGGAAAGCTGGTGGCAATCCGCTTGCCATTGAGTTCGGCGGCGGAGGTGATCGGTGCGTCTTCGGGGACGCAAACGGCCAAGCGACAACGGCCCACCCCCAATTTCATTCGCAATTGGACATCCGCACCCGCTTCTTCGACTAGGTCGCTGCCGGTGATTCCCATGTCGATGGCACCTTCGGCGCACAGCGTCGGGATATCATCGGTCCGCAGGAAGATCAAATCGATCGGCAAACCGCCGACGCGAGCAAACAGCCCGCGGGATTGGCGACGAAATCGCAGCCCGGCTTGATTGAGCAGATCGCCTGCGATTTCGCTGAGCCGTCCCTTGCTAGGCAATCCGATTCGGAGATTGTTTTCGGTGTCCAAAAGATTCTGCTTTCTTGTGCAATCTTGTTACTAATTACTCGGCGTTTGAGCCACTGTTTTTGCCGCGGCTGGCTTTTTCGACAAGCCCCGATGTTCCTTCGCGACGGCCCAATTCGTTGGCCACTTCGCTCAAATCGACCCCTTTCCAGGCCAGCAACACCATTGCGTGGTAGATCAAATCGCCTGCTTCGTAGACAAAATGCTCGCGTCCGGCATCGCCCTCTTCGCTGGCCGCTTCGATCATTTCCTCGGCTTCTTCGCGAATTTTTTTGCCAATCTTCTCCGGCCCCCCATCGAGCAGTTTCGTGGTGTACGAGCCTGCGGGCCGATTTTCGGCACGTTCTTGGAGCGTTTGCATCAAACGGACGAGCGGATCAAGCGAATGAGACATGGGGATCAAGTGCGGTTGGGTGACAGAGCGACATGGGCTGATTTCGTAGCAAATGTCGCCAAGACTTTCGGTCAATTGAGCGGACCGACGAAAACTACGGCCTAGCCTATTGTCCCGGCACCAATTGGCAACCGCACCCCACCAACGCAGGCCTCGTTTTGCCCCAAATATCGGCACTTTTGCCCGTTTCGCTCATTCGCCCGTTTTGCTCATTCACTCGCGGCTGCGACCGCGGATTGCTGAGTCAGCAAGTAGGCCACGACATCCTGGATCTGCTGAGCGGTCATCGTTTCGGCAAAATTGCCAGGCATCAGCGACTCCGTCGAGGCTTGACGCTGTTCGATCTCGTCGATCGCCAGCGAAAACTCCTTGCCGGTTTGGTCCGCCAACACCACCCGACCGCCCTCTTCTCGCCGCAGCAATCCGGTCACGATGTTGCCATCAATTGTCAGGATTTGCGTCATTCGGAACGACACATCAACGTTCCGATTGGGATCGACGACGTCTTCGAGCAATCGCTCGACTCCTCGATTGCCGACGCCATCGAGCTGCGGACCGACGACACCCCCCTGCCCTGCGATCTGATGACACGTGGCACAATGCTGTTTGAAGAGGACTTCGCCTTCGGCGGCTCGGGCGGTCGAAAAATCATGCCGCATGTTTTCTCGCAGCTGGATCATCCGCTGATTCGATTTTTCATCCTTGGGCGGCAAGTCACCAGCGAGCTCGGCGATCTGCGTTTTTTGCTCGGAAGTTGCATTCCGCTGGATCAATTCGGCAATGCGATTCTCCGTCAGTAATTGAGGCGACGCGTGGCCCAGCGAAATATGGGAAAGCAACAACTCAATGCCGAACGATTTTCGAGCGAGTCCCGCAGAGATCGCCTGCTG
The window above is part of the Novipirellula caenicola genome. Proteins encoded here:
- a CDS encoding rhodanese-like domain-containing protein, with the protein product MSQSSELPIQIDVQTVSEMLKQGDDFLLLDVREPNEYAIAKITGSTLLPLSEIGARVHELEEHKDRRIVVHCHHGGRSLQVTEALRSRGFDKVQNMDGGIDVWSQKIDPSVNRY
- the hisG gene encoding ATP phosphoribosyltransferase, with product MDTENNLRIGLPSKGRLSEIAGDLLNQAGLRFRRQSRGLFARVGGLPIDLIFLRTDDIPTLCAEGAIDMGITGSDLVEEAGADVQLRMKLGVGRCRLAVCVPEDAPITSAAELNGKRIATSFPAVTQRYLAGFDAKAHLVSLTGSVEVMIQLGVADAIVDLVETGSTLAANRLRILDEIDSYETVLIQNDQCRDKATADRVVRRLEGVVIARDYSLLEYNILRAKLADAEQITPGFNSPTVNALEDKDWCSVRVMVQRKQVIDAMEQLEKLGASAIFETTLSNCRL
- a CDS encoding phosphoribosyl-ATP diphosphatase — its product is MSHSLDPLVRLMQTLQERAENRPAGSYTTKLLDGGPEKIGKKIREEAEEMIEAASEEGDAGREHFVYEAGDLIYHAMVLLAWKGVDLSEVANELGRREGTSGLVEKASRGKNSGSNAE